The sequence CCCAAGGATAAGCACAGAGTAATCAAAGAGCTCAAAGAGGAGGGGGGAGTGCTCTTTGTGGGAGATGGAGTGAATGATGCCCTAGCGCTTGAAGAGGCAGACATGGGGATCGCCCTCTCTAGTGGCACGGCAATTGCCCAAGAATCGGGGGATATTTTGCTGATGAAAGAGGAGCTTACAGGGGTGAGTGAGGCGCTGGAGCTTTGCCTTTTTGCTTTGAGGAATATCAAGCAGAATCTCTTCTTTGCCTATCTCTATAATACGATTCTCATCCCTGTAGCAGCGGGCGCTCTCTATCCTTGGTTTGGAATCTTGCTTCAGCCCTCTTTTGCGGGTGCGGCGATGGCGCTAAGCTCGGTGAGCGTGGTGAGCAATGCGCTTCGAATCGGACGATGGAAAAGCCAAGGCGCCCTTGGGGCCTAGGCTTTGAAGTAGGGCTTGAACTCCTCGTGGGGTTCGCGTTCGGAGTAGAGATAGAGGGAGATTCCGATGGGATCAATGATGGAGAATCCTCGATCACCCCAAGGATGATCCTCTAGGGGCATGAAAACTTCTAGCCCCTCTTGGGTGAGTCGTGCGTGTTCGGCGTCCACATCATCGACTTTGAAATTGAGCATGATTCCTTCTCCGCTAAAGCTAGGCATCCCCTCTTGGGGGTGCATGAATTGGAGCGATAGCGTAGAGTGGGGGAAACGCAGGTTGAGATACCACCCGCAGTCAAAGAGAGCCTCGGCCAGAAAATGGCGCTGATAAAATTCACGGCAAGCGTCCACGCGTTCTGTGATGAAGCAGGTGGAGAGTTCGAGAGTTTTCATTGTTGAAGCTCCTTGTTTGGGATTCAAAGGAGGGACTACTGGAGTGTGTCCCAAACCATCGTGGCTTTGCCATCGACCTCTTCGACCGCGCACATTCCCATGATGTTGTAGCCGCCATCGACATAGTGAATCTCGCCGCTCACACCGCTAGAGAGGTCAGAGAGAAGATACATGGCGGAGTTGCCCACCTCTTGGATGGTGACATTTTTTCGCAAAGGAGCGTTGGCTTCGTT comes from Wolinella succinogenes DSM 1740 and encodes:
- a CDS encoding VOC family protein, with the protein product MKTLELSTCFITERVDACREFYQRHFLAEALFDCGWYLNLRFPHSTLSLQFMHPQEGMPSFSGEGIMLNFKVDDVDAEHARLTQEGLEVFMPLEDHPWGDRGFSIIDPIGISLYLYSEREPHEEFKPYFKA